A window from Phaeocystidibacter marisrubri encodes these proteins:
- a CDS encoding sialidase/neuraminidase family protein, with translation MKQLTLLLSICLSTLLHSQTAVLIKEAPAYPFGPCEPSIAISLSNPDVLVAGSILDRVYYSKDGGKTWTTDDLESPHGVWGDPVVISDTNGRFLFFHLSDPDGKNWSSPKILDRIVCQWSDNGGEDWSEGSYMGLNHPKDQDKEWAAVDLNTNAVYCTWTQFDTYGSKDSSEFSNILFARSDDGGESWSEAIQINELSGNCIDDDQTTEGAVPAVGPNGEIYVAWAYDEKIYFDHSFDGGKTWREHDVTVADQPGGWTVNIPGLNRSNGMPITAADASNGEYSGRVYVCWADLRNGETDMDIWIAHSSDSGNTWTEPIRVNGDTTHTMQFLPWMTVDPITGHVHAVYYDRRNHNDAKTDVIVATSTDGGNTWTEQFVNDESFLPLEFVFFGDYNDIDAYNGRVRPIWTEFRNGKLQVWTALLEGK, from the coding sequence ATGAAACAGCTTACTCTACTCCTTTCGATCTGTCTTTCAACTCTGTTGCACTCGCAAACAGCCGTGTTGATAAAAGAAGCTCCGGCATATCCATTTGGCCCTTGTGAGCCATCCATCGCCATTAGCCTCAGCAATCCAGATGTGCTGGTTGCAGGTAGTATACTCGACCGCGTTTATTACTCCAAAGACGGCGGTAAAACTTGGACAACCGATGATCTTGAAAGTCCACATGGCGTGTGGGGAGACCCCGTTGTGATCAGCGATACCAATGGTCGATTCTTGTTTTTCCATTTGAGCGACCCCGATGGTAAAAACTGGAGTAGCCCTAAAATCTTGGATCGCATTGTTTGTCAGTGGAGCGACAATGGTGGTGAAGATTGGAGTGAAGGAAGTTACATGGGGTTGAATCATCCCAAAGACCAAGACAAAGAATGGGCAGCGGTGGATTTAAATACCAATGCCGTGTACTGCACATGGACGCAGTTTGACACCTATGGATCTAAAGACTCCAGCGAATTCTCCAATATCTTGTTTGCTCGAAGTGACGATGGCGGAGAGTCTTGGAGTGAGGCCATTCAGATTAATGAGCTGAGTGGCAATTGTATTGATGACGATCAAACCACTGAAGGAGCAGTCCCAGCAGTTGGACCCAATGGTGAGATATACGTTGCTTGGGCCTATGATGAAAAAATTTACTTTGATCATTCCTTTGACGGAGGAAAGACCTGGAGGGAGCACGATGTAACGGTTGCCGACCAGCCTGGAGGTTGGACTGTAAACATCCCCGGATTGAACCGAAGCAATGGAATGCCCATTACCGCAGCCGATGCTTCCAATGGAGAATACAGTGGTCGAGTTTACGTGTGTTGGGCCGATTTGCGCAATGGAGAAACCGACATGGACATTTGGATTGCCCATAGCTCTGACAGCGGTAACACGTGGACCGAACCTATCCGTGTAAATGGAGACACGACACATACCATGCAATTCCTTCCATGGATGACTGTAGACCCAATCACGGGTCACGTACACGCTGTGTACTACGATCGTCGCAACCACAACGATGCAAAAACCGATGTCATTGTAGCCACATCAACCGATGGAGGAAATACTTGGACCGAACAATTTGTCAACGATGAAAGCTTCTTGCCTCTAGAATTTGTATTCTTTGGTGATTACAACGACATCGATGCCTACAATGGTCGTGTACGACCTATATGGACCGAGTTCCGCAATGGGAAGTTACAGGTGTGGACGGCTTTATTAGAGGGGAAATAG